One Triticum dicoccoides isolate Atlit2015 ecotype Zavitan chromosome 5B, WEW_v2.0, whole genome shotgun sequence genomic window carries:
- the LOC119305892 gene encoding sister chromatid cohesion 1 protein 3-like: MFYSHSVLARKSPLGTVWIAAHLERKAINRTQIDGVDVRSYAESIMDPEVPIALRLSAHLLLGLVRIYSWKVNHLFQDCNRMLSAIRTAAAFAPARADIDLPSDADRAPFAAISLPATFSLDDWNLDDAILLIESPDNHRRAADEITLPGEQYVMVTLDEDGPSPACRSLRFEPEPQEEGTFPPFPEDSVSVDLPPQESFHTNGRQDSPEILRRAPDSVTRFTDGSGTDPMDEDPSPFIEKVTTPPAVHPSLSPVRGSSLPGTSIPDLPTGVSHDPMEEDEEPVGTGTLVPAAAFTLEPSPPPVQGNKRKRTQNNAQENPRIDEIVVLSNDDMRLQVDGDDLQRLVRRRKPLPHTALDTWKFNRTRQRDSLFSEPLVQGMCAELHKAYERNDPRVSDSDADVANAGDGDAPRGNADTHEPEPHLTPMSSQEPEPHLTPMSPVTGEATPFDTTPELPRFSLQMDLSPVREEDDSPFIKTPAGRNGTPGSGLGGTGATATATAPPTHGSDATPGQNTRDSDPNGSQFPFGDDYLDEDLPEIPGLMNTPSVASSADTGATGLSSMSTRTRAAAKFYKGMMSSATSEDQQRGKFSLSIILDGRTRKQAASMFFETLALKSYDYIDVYQEEAYGDISVSVRPSLSGAKL; encoded by the coding sequence ATGTTCTACTCGCACTCCGTCCTGGCTCGGAAGAGCCCGCTGGGCACGGTGTGGATCGCCGCGCACCTGGAGCGCAAGGCCATCAACCGCACGCAGATCGACGGCGTCGACGTCCGCTCCTACGCCGAGTCCATAATGGACCCCGAGGTCCCCATCGCGCTCCGGCTGTCGGCGCACCTCCTCCTGGGCCTCGTCCGCATCTACTCGTGGAAGGTGAACCACCTCTTCCAGGACTGCAACCGCATGCTGAGCGCGATCAGaaccgccgccgccttcgcccccGCGCGGGCGGACATCGACCTGCCGTCCGACGCCGACCGCGCCCCCTTCGCGGCCATCTCGCTGCCGGCGACCTTCAGCCTGGATGACTGGAACCTGGACGACGCGATCCTTCTGATTGAGTCGCCGGACAACCACCGGAGAGCCGCCGATGAGATCACCTTGCCTGGAGAACAGTATGTGATGGTCACCCTTGATGAGGACGGGCCGTCTCCTGCCTGTCGATCCTTGCGCTTTGAGCCTGAGCCACAAGAGGAGGGAACATTCCCTCCGTTTCCAGAGGATTCAGTTTCTGTAGATCTTCCGCCCCAGGAGAGTTTTCATACCAATGGGCGCCAAGATTCACCGGAAATATTGCGTCGAGCGCCCGATAGTGTGACAAGGTTTACTGATGGCTCTGGCACTGACCCCATGGACGAAGATCCGTCGCCGTTCATAGAAAAGGTTACCACACCACCGGCAGTGCACCCATCTTTATCCCCTGTTAGAGGATCGTCTTTGCCTGGGACATCCATTCCAGACCTACCAACAGGTGTCAGCCATGATcctatggaagaagatgaagaaccagtCGGCACTGGAACCCTGGTACCAGCTGCAGCATTTACCCTTGAACCATCTCCACCTCCAGTTCAAGGTAACAAGAGAAAGAGAACGCAGAATAATGCACAAGAGAACCCGAGAATCGACGAAATAGTAGTGCTCTCCAACGACGATATGAGGTTGCAAGTCGATGGCGATGACTTGCAAAGGCTGGTCCGCAGGAGGAAGCCACTACCCCATACAGCACTGGATACGTGGAAATTCAACAGGACAAGGCAAAGGGACAGCTTATTCTCTGAACCCTTGGTACAAGGAATGTGTGCTGAGCTTCATAAAGCTTACGAGAGGAACGACCCTCGTGTGAGTGACTCTGATGCTGATGTTGCAAATGCTGGTGACGGGGATGCACCTCGAGGAAATGCAGATACACATGAGCCTGAGCCTCACCTCACCCCAATGTCTTCACAGGAGCCTGAACCTCACCTCACCCCAATGTCTCCTGTAACCGGAGAAGCAACGCCATTTGATACGACACCTGAGCTCCCTCGGTTCTCTCTGCAAATGGATCTATCTCCAGTAAGAGAAGAAGATGACAGTCCTTTCATCAAAACTCCTGCAGGTAGAAATGGAACCCCAGGGTCTGGACTCGGAGGAACtggtgctactgctactgctactgcaccGCCAACACATGGCAGCGATGCAACGCCTGGACAAAACACTCGTGATTCTGATCCTAACGGGTCTCAGTTCCCTTTCGGCGACGACTACCTCGATGAAGATCTGCCAGAGATTCCAGGCCTCATGAACACCCCTAGCGTGGCATCTAGTGCGGATACCGGCGCCACAGGACTGAGCAGCATGTCTACTAGGACAAGGGCTGCCGCCAAGTTCTACAAAGGCATGATGTCCTCAGCCACATCAGAGGACCAGCAGCGAGGGAAATTCAGTTTGAGCATAATCTTGGACGGGAGGACAAGGAAGCAAGCTGCGAGCATGTTCTTCGAGACATTGGCCCTGAAGAGTTACGATTATATCGACGTATATCAAGAAGAGGCGTATGGTGACATTTCAGTTTCAGTTAGACCCTCGCTCTCGGGCGCCAAACTTTGA